In the genome of Eggerthella sp. YY7918, one region contains:
- a CDS encoding NYN domain-containing protein: MSKQRKKLLIVDGYNVLRSGSRYREITGPDYTDDTFNTARETLVNDVINYAGREWSAIIVFDGAQNEFSTGEAETVGGVRIMFSPAGQSADKVIEKLAHDARERQVETLVVTSDATVQDTVFGSGVDRMSANGFSREVGMHYEDVRLDETPKVSEKRTVADRIDAGTLAKLKTLRDTM; the protein is encoded by the coding sequence ATGTCGAAGCAACGAAAAAAACTGCTGATAGTGGACGGGTATAACGTCCTGCGTTCGGGAAGTCGGTATCGCGAGATCACGGGGCCTGACTATACCGACGACACGTTCAATACCGCGCGCGAGACGCTCGTGAACGACGTGATCAACTATGCGGGCCGGGAATGGAGCGCCATCATCGTGTTCGATGGCGCGCAGAACGAGTTTTCCACCGGCGAAGCGGAAACGGTGGGTGGTGTTCGTATTATGTTCTCGCCTGCGGGCCAATCGGCAGACAAGGTCATCGAGAAGCTGGCGCACGACGCGCGCGAGCGCCAGGTAGAAACGCTTGTGGTTACAAGCGACGCCACCGTCCAAGATACCGTGTTCGGCTCCGGTGTCGACCGTATGAGTGCAAACGGTTTTTCGCGCGAAGTGGGAATGCATTACGAAGATGTGCGTCTTGATGAAACTCCCAAGGTGTCCGAAAAGCGCACGGTTGCCGATCGTATCGATGCAGGGACACTTGCCAAACTCAAGACTCTTCGCGACACCATGTAA
- a CDS encoding RND family transporter, translated as MSNVIDTIIQGIIAKRKIVVAVFLAVALGCAAMIPFVKVNYDMADYLPPSAQSTTAVQIMESEFTQPMPNTNVLVRNVDVPGAVAMKERIAQVEGVESVMWLDDVVDVTVPLALQDASTVETYYRDGNALFQVTIADGAESEAVDALRALIDEAGEGNAVSGEAADSAQMQASMVDQVLMAVIILVPAILLLLILSTLSWIEPVLFIAAIGVSILINMGTNLALGEVSFVTFSVSPILQLAVSLDYAIFLLHAFAAERADGLDAVSAMARAMRKSLSTIAASATTTLFGFAALAFMQFQIGADLGINLVKGIVFSFVTVMVFLPALTLLLYRLIDKTAHRPLMPSFRNVDTGLRKVRIPALVIVLVLIVPAFLGQSHTVFTYQNSIPDTSLRSGVDTQAIHDEFGLQNAVVVLVPRGDVAAEAALSDDLAQVDNVTSVISYASAVGAGIPEGFLDKSVLEQFYSPNYARIIAYVDTEVEGDTAFATVEAIQQTAAHHYDTFYAAGQSANLYDMKNIVSVDNVVVSLVAIIAIFLVILITFRSLALPFVLLLTIESGIWINLAIPYFTGTGVNFIGYLVINTVQLGATIDYGILLTTHYLNHRRNVPARQAVRVALGETFPSLVVSAGILATAGFALAFSSSLSAVSSLGLLLGRGALLSLVLVTCFLPGLLVYLDGFIRRTTWHARFAPNKPSPTSSLPSSEGDAS; from the coding sequence GTGAGCAACGTCATCGACACAATCATCCAGGGCATTATCGCGAAGCGTAAAATCGTCGTCGCGGTATTTCTGGCTGTTGCGCTTGGTTGTGCGGCTATGATCCCGTTTGTTAAGGTCAACTATGACATGGCGGACTATTTGCCGCCCAGCGCGCAGTCCACTACGGCTGTTCAAATCATGGAAAGTGAATTCACCCAACCCATGCCCAACACGAACGTGCTCGTGCGCAACGTGGACGTGCCGGGTGCAGTTGCCATGAAAGAACGCATCGCTCAGGTAGAGGGCGTGGAATCGGTTATGTGGCTCGACGATGTAGTCGATGTTACGGTGCCGCTTGCCCTGCAAGATGCATCCACGGTGGAAACCTACTACCGCGATGGCAACGCTTTGTTCCAGGTGACCATTGCCGATGGGGCGGAAAGCGAAGCGGTTGACGCGCTGCGGGCGCTTATCGACGAGGCAGGCGAGGGCAACGCTGTTTCGGGCGAGGCGGCCGACTCGGCACAGATGCAGGCGAGCATGGTCGATCAGGTGCTTATGGCTGTGATCATTCTTGTGCCTGCCATCTTGTTGCTGCTGATCCTGTCCACGCTCTCATGGATCGAGCCGGTGCTGTTCATCGCTGCTATCGGCGTGTCCATCCTCATCAATATGGGGACGAATCTTGCGCTTGGCGAAGTGTCGTTCGTCACGTTTTCTGTGAGTCCCATTCTGCAATTGGCGGTGTCGCTGGACTACGCCATTTTTCTGCTGCACGCCTTCGCTGCCGAACGCGCGGACGGTTTGGATGCGGTCAGCGCGATGGCGCGCGCAATGCGAAAATCTCTGTCCACCATAGCAGCGAGCGCCACCACCACGCTTTTCGGCTTTGCAGCGCTTGCGTTCATGCAGTTCCAGATTGGCGCCGACCTTGGTATCAATCTGGTCAAGGGCATCGTATTCAGCTTCGTGACCGTCATGGTATTTCTGCCGGCGCTCACGCTTCTGCTCTATAGGCTCATCGACAAAACAGCCCATCGGCCCCTTATGCCGTCGTTTCGCAATGTTGACACGGGCTTGCGCAAAGTGCGCATCCCCGCGCTCGTTATCGTATTGGTGCTGATCGTTCCTGCTTTTTTGGGGCAGTCGCACACGGTATTCACCTATCAGAATAGCATTCCGGATACCAGTTTGCGCTCCGGGGTCGATACGCAGGCCATCCATGACGAATTCGGCCTTCAGAATGCTGTTGTGGTACTCGTACCGCGCGGCGATGTGGCGGCCGAGGCGGCACTCTCTGACGACCTTGCACAGGTTGACAATGTGACGAGCGTGATTTCGTATGCGTCCGCCGTGGGCGCCGGCATTCCAGAGGGCTTCCTCGATAAGAGCGTCCTTGAGCAGTTCTATTCTCCGAATTATGCGCGCATCATTGCGTATGTGGACACCGAGGTGGAAGGGGACACGGCGTTTGCTACCGTTGAAGCCATCCAGCAGACGGCTGCTCATCACTACGATACGTTCTATGCGGCGGGGCAGTCGGCGAATCTCTACGATATGAAGAACATCGTGTCGGTCGACAACGTGGTGGTGAGCCTGGTGGCTATCATCGCTATCTTCTTGGTTATCCTCATAACGTTTCGCTCGCTTGCGCTGCCGTTTGTGCTGCTGCTTACCATCGAATCGGGTATTTGGATCAACCTTGCTATTCCATACTTTACGGGTACTGGGGTAAACTTCATCGGCTATTTAGTCATTAATACGGTGCAGCTGGGTGCCACTATCGACTACGGGATTTTGCTGACTACTCACTATCTGAACCATCGTCGCAACGTTCCTGCGCGTCAGGCAGTGCGGGTTGCCTTGGGCGAAACCTTCCCCTCACTTGTGGTGTCGGCCGGCATTCTGGCTACGGCCGGGTTTGCGCTGGCGTTCTCGTCGTCCCTGTCGGCCGTTTCCAGTTTGGGTTTGCTGCTGGGTCGCGGCGCATTGCTCTCGCTCGTGCTGGTGACGTGCTTTTTGCCGGGCTTGCTGGTCTATCTTGATGGCTTTATCCGTCGTACCACGTGGCACGCGCGATTTGCCCCCAATAAACCTTCCCCTACCTCATCCCTGCCTTCGAGTGAAGGAGATGCTTCATGA
- a CDS encoding TetR/AcrR family transcriptional regulator, with the protein MEGSSVDRRVRYTKRALTDALIDLMHDNHISKISVKALCAAADVNRSTFYAHFQNQYDLLSHIEAEVLDDLKAYLLSSSESRTRDVERILEYAQENADLFIMLLEESDGSFQQQIMELAHLVDLQMSDHSGAVAADNQEYMYLFAVSGALGMLSHWLKKGTPQSPAEMSELLMRLIQHGIEERT; encoded by the coding sequence ATGGAAGGTTCATCGGTTGATCGGCGGGTGCGCTACACGAAGCGGGCGCTTACCGATGCGCTCATCGATCTTATGCATGACAACCATATATCAAAGATATCAGTGAAGGCGCTCTGCGCGGCGGCTGATGTGAACCGCAGCACCTTTTATGCCCACTTTCAGAACCAGTACGATCTGTTGTCGCACATCGAGGCCGAAGTTCTTGACGACCTGAAAGCATACCTGCTCTCGAGTAGCGAATCGCGCACGCGTGATGTCGAACGCATTCTTGAATATGCGCAGGAGAACGCCGACCTGTTCATCATGCTGCTCGAAGAAAGCGACGGAAGTTTTCAGCAACAGATTATGGAACTGGCCCACCTTGTGGATCTGCAGATGTCCGATCATTCGGGGGCAGTTGCTGCAGACAACCAGGAATACATGTATTTGTTTGCAGTGTCCGGTGCACTCGGCATGCTGTCACATTGGCTTAAAAAGGGTACGCCGCAGTCCCCCGCCGAAATGTCGGAGCTGCTGATGCGCCTGATTCAACATGGCATTGAGGAGCGCACGTAG
- a CDS encoding DUF2156 domain-containing protein, translating to MNFRTLQLSDKEAINAILQPLRRNDSALGFANLYSLTEKYGTEICLDNEVLYVRQLDRVLDAVAYYPPLGTRDLARDIAALLESATAAGERPVLVGLSFEDQQRLAAALPGVFDFSSDRNFADYLYRTQTIASYEGHDLAKKRREVNKFFQQYGESAVFEPIEPQVMDELRAYQQRWFETSRQRGTDEHPLELEHRKILLDMNHFQELDLEGILLRINGVVEGYAYGSLLPGGAFDVMVLKGTLSYQFIWRVLLQELARFCLGRAEFLNLEEDLGLPGLRENKMSYQPCALMEKFQAIPKQT from the coding sequence ATGAACTTCAGAACGTTACAGCTTTCCGATAAAGAAGCCATCAACGCTATTCTGCAGCCTTTGCGGCGCAATGACTCAGCGTTGGGCTTTGCCAACCTATATTCGTTGACCGAAAAGTATGGCACCGAAATCTGCCTCGATAACGAGGTATTGTACGTACGCCAGCTCGATCGCGTGTTAGATGCAGTGGCCTACTATCCGCCACTGGGTACGCGCGATCTTGCTCGCGATATAGCCGCTCTTCTTGAAAGCGCAACAGCGGCGGGAGAGCGTCCGGTTTTGGTCGGTCTTTCGTTCGAAGACCAGCAGCGCTTGGCGGCTGCTTTACCCGGTGTGTTCGACTTCTCGTCCGATCGCAATTTTGCCGACTACCTGTATCGCACGCAGACAATTGCCTCTTATGAGGGCCACGATCTTGCGAAAAAGCGTCGCGAGGTGAATAAGTTCTTTCAGCAGTACGGCGAGAGCGCGGTATTTGAGCCTATCGAACCCCAGGTCATGGACGAGTTGCGCGCATACCAGCAGCGCTGGTTCGAAACCAGCCGCCAACGTGGAACCGACGAGCACCCTTTAGAGCTGGAACATCGAAAAATCCTGCTCGATATGAACCACTTCCAGGAGCTCGACCTTGAAGGCATCCTGCTGCGTATCAATGGTGTGGTAGAGGGCTACGCCTACGGCAGCCTATTGCCCGGCGGCGCTTTCGACGTGATGGTGCTTAAAGGCACGCTCAGCTATCAGTTCATCTGGCGCGTACTGTTGCAAGAGCTGGCACGTTTCTGTCTTGGTCGTGCAGAATTTCTCAACCTTGAGGAAGATCTCGGCCTACCCGGTCTTCGCGAAAACAAAATGAGCTATCAACCCTGCGCTCTCATGGAGAAGTTCCAAGCTATTCCGAAACAAACGTAG
- a CDS encoding DNA-directed RNA polymerase subunit beta, whose protein sequence is MAQGKTTDQTSLYRDRRSFAKIPDVMDVPNLIAIQTDSFEWFKNEGLAQAFHDISPIENSTKDMCVEFGKHEFGEPKYSVDECKEKDVSYQAPLFVEIRFINRETGEIKEQDVFMGDFPLMTPRGTFIINGTERVVVSQLVRSPGVYFAAERDKLSDKTIYNAKVIPSRGAWLEFETDKRDILSVRIDRKRKQPATLLVRALGLAETREEIIELLGSDEMVLRTLDRDPATTKEESLIELYKRFRPGEPPTIDSARTLLEGLFFNPQRYDLAKVGRYKINKKLGFDPDYEASTLTDEDIVKTMQYIVALHAGAEGVQTDDIDHFGNRRIRTVGELIQNQFRIGLSRMERVVRERMSMQEPDEITPQSLVNIRPIVAAIKEFFGSSQLSQFMDQTNPAAGITHKRRLSALGPGGLSRERAGFEVRDVHTSHYGRMCPIETPEGPNIGLIGSLATYARINPYGFIETPYRRVRDGKVTDEIDYLTADEEENYVIAQANDLFNLDTREFGTFDDEGVFHVAARVLCRTKDASGTFGEPDEVPPEQVDYMDVSPRQMTSVATSLIPFLEHDDANRALMGSNMQRQAVPLLRPDAPLVGTGIEHRIAVDSGEILVAQNPGIVDYVDGQTIIILNNDGEYDEYLIPKFQRSNQSGCINHRPIVRKGDEVQAGDVLADGPSCDGGELALGQNLMVAYMPWEGYNYEDAIIVSERVVAEDLLTSIHIAEYEIDARDTKLGKEEITREIPNISDDMISDLDADGIIRVGAEVFPGDVLVGKVTPKGETELTAEERLLRAIFGEKAREVRDTSLKVPHGSGGRVIGMSRFSRDAGDDLPPGVNELVRIYVAQKRKVQQGDKLSGRHGNKGVISRVLPVEDMPYLADGTPIDVILNPLGVPSRMNVGQLLENHLGWAAKWGWSDEEDTDEVVEGPMHVATPVFDGATEKEISDAIEKANRNLININHAKYGDMARDEFVPQLSRTGKTWLYDGRTGEKFREPITVGQSYILKLGHMVDDKIHARSTGPYSLITQQPLGGKAQFGGQRFGEMEVWALYAYGASNVLQEILTVKSDDTAGRVKSYESIVKGENIPAAEVPESFKVLVKEMKSLCLNVELEGHDHQTIDVTVESEGQEDNDRALYEAIAADARKTEEDDAANALDSIAAELGELMGDNDKNDLIGEGEER, encoded by the coding sequence GTGGCTCAAGGAAAAACGACTGATCAGACAAGCCTTTACCGGGATCGACGCAGCTTCGCGAAGATTCCGGACGTCATGGATGTCCCCAACCTTATTGCCATTCAAACGGATAGTTTCGAATGGTTTAAAAATGAGGGACTGGCGCAGGCCTTCCATGACATCAGCCCCATCGAGAACTCGACGAAAGACATGTGTGTCGAATTCGGCAAACATGAATTCGGCGAGCCGAAGTACAGCGTAGACGAGTGCAAGGAGAAGGATGTCTCCTATCAGGCGCCGTTGTTCGTTGAAATCCGTTTTATCAACCGCGAGACGGGTGAAATCAAAGAGCAGGACGTCTTTATGGGCGATTTTCCGCTCATGACGCCGCGCGGTACGTTCATCATCAACGGTACCGAACGCGTCGTCGTCAGCCAGCTCGTGCGTTCCCCGGGCGTATACTTCGCCGCCGAGCGTGACAAGCTTTCCGATAAGACTATTTATAATGCAAAGGTCATCCCAAGCCGCGGTGCATGGCTTGAGTTCGAGACCGACAAGCGCGACATCCTGTCCGTGCGCATCGACCGCAAGCGCAAGCAGCCTGCAACGCTGCTCGTGCGCGCTCTTGGTCTGGCCGAAACGCGCGAGGAGATCATCGAGCTTCTCGGCAGCGATGAAATGGTGCTGCGTACGCTCGACCGCGATCCCGCCACCACGAAGGAAGAGTCGCTTATCGAGCTGTACAAGCGCTTCCGCCCCGGCGAGCCGCCTACCATCGACTCCGCCCGCACGCTGCTCGAGGGCCTGTTCTTCAACCCGCAGCGCTACGATCTGGCCAAGGTGGGTCGCTACAAGATCAATAAGAAGCTCGGTTTCGACCCCGATTACGAGGCGTCCACGCTTACCGACGAGGACATCGTGAAAACGATGCAGTACATCGTGGCGCTGCACGCAGGCGCTGAAGGCGTGCAGACCGACGACATCGACCACTTCGGTAACCGCCGTATTCGCACGGTGGGCGAGCTCATCCAGAACCAGTTCCGCATCGGCCTGTCCCGCATGGAGCGCGTCGTGCGCGAGCGCATGAGCATGCAGGAGCCCGACGAGATTACGCCGCAGTCCCTGGTGAACATCCGTCCCATCGTAGCGGCCATCAAAGAGTTCTTCGGTTCATCGCAGCTCTCGCAGTTCATGGACCAGACCAACCCCGCCGCCGGCATCACGCACAAGCGCCGTCTGTCGGCTCTCGGCCCGGGCGGTCTGTCGCGTGAGCGCGCCGGCTTCGAGGTCCGCGACGTTCACACATCTCACTACGGTCGTATGTGCCCCATCGAGACGCCTGAAGGTCCGAACATCGGCCTTATCGGTTCGCTGGCAACCTATGCCCGCATCAACCCCTACGGCTTCATCGAGACGCCGTACAGGCGCGTGCGTGACGGCAAGGTGACCGACGAAATTGACTACCTGACCGCCGACGAGGAAGAAAACTACGTTATCGCTCAGGCGAACGACCTGTTCAACCTCGATACGCGTGAATTCGGTACCTTCGATGACGAGGGCGTGTTCCATGTGGCCGCGCGCGTGCTCTGCCGTACGAAGGATGCCAGCGGCACCTTCGGCGAGCCCGATGAAGTACCGCCCGAGCAGGTGGATTACATGGACGTGTCCCCGCGTCAGATGACGTCGGTGGCAACCTCGCTCATTCCGTTCCTCGAGCACGACGACGCGAACCGCGCCCTCATGGGTTCGAACATGCAGCGTCAGGCCGTGCCGCTGCTGCGCCCGGACGCGCCGCTGGTGGGTACCGGTATCGAGCATCGCATTGCGGTTGACTCCGGCGAGATCCTCGTCGCCCAGAACCCGGGCATCGTGGACTACGTGGACGGCCAGACCATTATCATTCTCAACAACGACGGCGAATACGACGAGTACCTCATTCCCAAGTTCCAGCGCTCCAACCAGTCGGGCTGCATCAACCATCGTCCGATCGTGCGCAAGGGCGACGAGGTGCAGGCAGGCGATGTGCTGGCTGACGGCCCCAGCTGCGACGGTGGCGAGCTTGCGCTCGGCCAGAACCTCATGGTGGCCTACATGCCGTGGGAAGGCTACAACTACGAGGACGCTATCATCGTGTCCGAGCGCGTGGTGGCCGAAGACCTGCTCACATCCATTCATATTGCAGAGTACGAGATCGACGCGCGCGACACCAAGCTGGGTAAAGAGGAGATCACGCGCGAAATCCCCAACATCTCCGACGACATGATTTCCGACCTTGATGCCGACGGCATTATTCGCGTGGGTGCCGAAGTGTTCCCGGGCGACGTGCTGGTGGGCAAGGTTACGCCGAAGGGCGAAACCGAGCTGACGGCCGAGGAACGCCTGCTGCGTGCCATCTTTGGCGAGAAGGCTCGCGAGGTGCGCGATACGTCGCTTAAGGTGCCGCACGGCTCCGGCGGTCGCGTTATCGGCATGAGCCGCTTCAGCCGCGATGCCGGCGACGATCTGCCTCCCGGAGTGAACGAACTTGTGCGCATCTACGTGGCGCAGAAGCGTAAGGTGCAGCAGGGCGACAAGCTGTCCGGTCGTCACGGTAACAAGGGTGTTATCTCCCGCGTGTTGCCGGTCGAGGACATGCCGTATCTCGCCGATGGTACGCCTATCGACGTTATCCTGAACCCGCTGGGCGTTCCGTCCCGTATGAACGTCGGCCAGCTTCTGGAGAACCACCTGGGCTGGGCCGCGAAGTGGGGATGGTCCGACGAGGAGGATACCGACGAGGTTGTAGAAGGCCCCATGCACGTGGCTACGCCCGTATTTGACGGTGCAACGGAAAAGGAAATTTCCGACGCGATCGAGAAGGCGAACCGCAACCTTATCAACATCAACCATGCCAAGTACGGCGACATGGCGCGCGACGAGTTTGTGCCGCAGCTGTCCCGCACCGGCAAGACCTGGCTCTACGACGGCCGCACGGGTGAGAAGTTCCGCGAGCCCATCACGGTTGGCCAGAGCTATATCCTGAAGCTCGGCCACATGGTGGACGACAAGATCCACGCGCGCTCGACCGGCCCCTACAGCCTCATCACCCAGCAGCCGCTGGGCGGCAAGGCGCAGTTCGGTGGCCAGCGCTTCGGCGAGATGGAAGTGTGGGCGCTCTACGCGTACGGCGCTTCCAACGTGCTGCAGGAAATCCTGACCGTGAAGTCCGACGACACCGCCGGTCGCGTGAAGTCCTACGAGTCCATCGTCAAGGGCGAGAACATCCCGGCCGCCGAGGTACCCGAGTCCTTCAAGGTGCTCGTGAAGGAAATGAAGTCGCTGTGCCTGAACGTGGAGCTTGAAGGCCACGACCACCAGACCATCGATGTGACGGTGGAGTCTGAGGGTCAAGAGGACAACGACCGCGCGCTCTATGAGGCCATTGCGGCTGACGCGCGCAAGACTGAAGAAGATGACGCGGCGAATGCGCTCGACAGCATCGCTGCTGAACTGGGAGAATTGATGGGTGATAACGATAAAAACGACCTCATCGGAGAAGGGGAGGAGCGATAA